A genomic region of Caenorhabditis elegans chromosome V contains the following coding sequences:
- the nhr-286 gene encoding Nuclear Hormone Receptor family (Product from WormBase gene class nhr;~Confirmed by transcript evidence), whose protein sequence is MDITELECLVCKAPSTEPHYGADVCRACAAFFRRRVFSRFPATCDQLGSCEITGEREVRQCKACRMEKCLQIGMRISNVQSKRDKHDNDKLKKKDEVSEKALVPACYSKVSILPNELQCSSTYDYNNMRLKSLHLNFTEMLQIRKVRFPKRRATKTLHHAEALTIFRKDVRLVVDWINHTFPEFSRVLEPDQQRILFRNFYMKWTVFEPAYLAVLLGKPDTYHLPTGDIVDEVGVYYTRHLCTPTSYSLDEVSRIFSPYWADFRKTLVDPVIDAKLSIHEFLLLCAICLFDIGLDYQSDDCIEFCQTIRQELFRELNAVCKQLCSSNSEDYCFRFSKNMLLLPSIQRGIDVLEEELQLGGLYKLIATRTDDWYSMVDGPNFKKNEG, encoded by the exons ATGGATATCACTGAACTTGAATGTCTAGTGTGTAAAGCGCCATCAACTGAACCACATTACGGTGCAGATGTGTGTAG AGCATGTGCTGCATTTTTCCGTCGTCGAGTTTTCTCACGTTTCCCAGCTACTTGTGATCAGCTTGGCTCATGTGAAATCACTG gtGAACGTGAAGTAAGGCAGTGTAAAGCATGTCGGATGGAAAAGTGCTTGCAGATTGGTATGAGGATTTCAA atgTTCAAAGCAAAAGGGATAAGCACGACAATGATaagttgaaaaagaaagacGAAGTTTCGGAGAAAGCGCTGGTACCAGCTTGCTATTCAAAAGTGAGCATACTTCCGAATGAGCTACAATGTTCTTCAACTTATGACTACAACAATATGCGTCTCAAATCTTTACATCTCAACTTCACggaaatgctccaaattcgAAAAGTCAGATTTCCTAAACGAAGAGCTACAAAAACTCTTCATCATGCTGAAGCTTTGACAATATTCAGAAAAGATGTTAGGCTTGTTGTCGATTGGATTAACCACAcatttcccgaattttctcGAGTTTTGGAACCAGATCAGCAAAGGATTCTATTCcggaatttttatatgaaatgGACAGTGTTTGAGCCGGCGTATCTAGCCGTTTTATTAG GAAAACCCGACACATATCACTTGCCAACAGGTGACATTGTGGACGAAGTCGGGGTATATTATACACGTCATTTATGCACTCCAACTTCTTATAGCCTAGATGAAGTATCAAG aatattttccCCATACTGGGCGGATTTCCGTAAAACATTGGTCGATCCAGTTATTGATGCGAAACTTTCAATTCACGAATTTCTGCTCCTATGTGCAATATGCCTATTTGATATTGGTCTCGACTATCAATCTGATGATTGCATTGAATTTTGTCAAACAATTCGACAAGAACTCTTCCGTGAACTGAATGCTGTTTGCAAGCAATTGTGCAGTTCTAATTCTGAAGACTATTGCTTCCGGTTCTCTAAGAACATGTTGTTATTGCCGTCTATTCAACGAGGAATCGATGTTCTGGAAGAGGAATTGCAACTGGGTGGACTTTATAAGTTAATTGCAACAAGAACAGATGATTGGTACTCAATGGTGGACGGtccaaattttaagaaaaacgaGGGCTGA
- the nhr-135 gene encoding Nuclear Hormone Receptor family (Product from WormBase gene class nhr;~Confirmed by transcript evidence): MSPHPCFVCNSPANECHFGSRSQICRACSAFFRRYVLSPKSAIKCRKDKSCRIHYKDPKICRFCRMERCVLAGMKTTAVQPPREKYSEDRGDSETSSCYSSSPYTHEVQSCSRDIPRLHRLSVHFKNLESVRKLEFQNQEPPKSRNMVELIEILKKDMRLVSTFIDGAYPEIGKLGHLEKKQVFLNFFIKYMLVEPPFLSISAGRKEMMLPNGDHYDEDLGAFYSTINVKKEEAVHLFKPYWDEYKRTVIDDVSFLKPDVYEFLTVSGLILWDTGLDGLSDQSIEICRAMREKLVGEIHFYYKNVKKLDDPCLRLGQIMMILSSVQKSFGKYQEELQMCGFFEIYKNLDPEACLIINDSLQL, from the exons ATGTCTCCACATCCCTGTTTTGTCTGCAATTCGCCTGCCAATGAGTGTCACTTTGGCTCTAGATCTCAAATCTGCAG AGCATGCTCCGCCTTCTTCCGTCGTTACGTACTCTCTCCAAAATCTGCTATAAAATGCCGGAAAGATAAATCGTGTCGCATTCACTACA aagACCCAAAAATCTGTCGATTCTGTCGTATGGAACGATGCGTGCTGGCTGGCATGAAGACCACTGCTGTCCAACCGCCAAGAGAAAAATATAGTGAAGATAGAGGTGACTCGGAAACCAGTTCATGCTACAGTTCA AGTCCGTATACACACGAAGTTCAAAGTTGCTCTCGTGACATTCCGCGACTCCATAGACTCAGCGTACATTTCAAGAATCTGGAAAGTGTTCGGAAACTTGAGTTTCAAAATCAAGAGCCACCAAAGTCAAGAAATATGGTAGAGCTCatcgagattttgaaaaaagatatgCGACTAGTGTCAACCTTCATAGATGGTGCCTATCCAGAAATTGGTAAACTTGGGCATTTGGAAAAG AAGCAAgtattcttgaattttttcataaaatacaTGCTTGTTGAGCCTCCATTTCTTAGCATATCAGCTGGAAGAAAGGAAATGATGCTTCCAAATGGAGATCATTATGATGAAGATTTGGGAGCTTTTTATTCGACAATAAATGTTAAAAAGGAGGAAGCGGTACATTTGTTCAAGCCATATTGGGATGAATACAAAAGGACTGTGATTGATGacgtttcatttttgaaaccaGACGTCTACGAATTTCTTACAGTTTCCGGCTTGATCCTTTGGGATACTG GACTCGACGGGCTTAGCGATCAAAGCATCGAAATCTGCCGGGCGATGAGAGAAAAATTAGTCGGTGAAATTCATTTCTACtacaaaaatgtgaagaaacTTGACGATCCGTGTCTCCGACTCGGCCAAATTATGATGATACTTTCCTCGGTTCAAAAATCGTTTGGAAAATATCAAGAGGAACTTCAAATGTGTGGTTTCTTCGAGATTTATAAGAATTTGGACCCAGAAGCGTGTCTCATAATTAACGATTCTTTGCAGTTATAA